The following proteins come from a genomic window of Nostoc sp. ATCC 53789:
- a CDS encoding inositol monophosphatase family protein has product MTNIQIFLDIATEAALAAGAILQGYLGKLEDAIIEKGRPGDLVTAADKASEELILEILRRHFPLHSILAEESGKLGNQENEYLWAIDPLDGTTNYAHQYPFFAVSIGLLINGVPEVGVIYDPFHNELFSAATGLGATRNRRPINVSATSELSKSLLVTGFAYDRRETSDNNYAEFSHLTHLTQGVRRSGSASLDLAYVACGRVDGYWERGLSPWDIAAGIILLQEAGGKVTSYNGTPVKIESGRILATNGYIHDSLSNELLQVPPLSAWV; this is encoded by the coding sequence ATGACAAATATACAAATTTTTCTAGATATTGCTACAGAAGCGGCCTTAGCTGCTGGTGCTATTTTGCAAGGTTACTTGGGTAAGTTAGAAGACGCAATTATTGAAAAAGGTCGCCCTGGTGATTTAGTTACGGCTGCTGATAAAGCTTCAGAAGAGTTGATTTTAGAAATTTTGCGTCGCCATTTTCCCCTGCACTCTATCCTCGCTGAAGAATCAGGCAAATTAGGTAATCAAGAAAATGAGTACCTCTGGGCAATAGATCCTCTAGATGGCACAACCAACTACGCCCATCAATACCCGTTTTTTGCAGTTTCTATTGGGCTGTTAATTAATGGCGTTCCAGAAGTGGGTGTAATTTATGACCCATTCCATAATGAGCTATTCAGTGCGGCTACTGGCTTGGGAGCAACGCGAAACCGTCGTCCTATCAATGTTTCGGCAACATCTGAACTGAGTAAAAGCCTACTAGTAACTGGATTTGCCTACGATCGCCGTGAAACCTCTGATAACAACTACGCAGAATTTAGTCACCTTACCCACCTTACGCAAGGGGTTAGACGTAGCGGTTCAGCATCGCTAGATTTGGCTTATGTTGCCTGTGGGCGTGTCGATGGTTACTGGGAACGAGGGCTTTCTCCTTGGGATATTGCCGCCGGGATAATTTTGTTGCAAGAAGCCGGGGGTAAAGTCACCTCATACAATGGCACTCCTGTCAAAATTGAGTCAGGTAGAATTCTGGCCACAAATGGTTATATTCACGACTCCCTAAGTAACGAACTGTTACAGGTTCCGCCACTATCAGCCTGGGTATAG
- a CDS encoding thermonuclease family protein, whose protein sequence is MRNKQLKKAGGRRQGAGSREQGGGGKRFYSLGAAATIGEFVKVGSIGNWVRKITILVCLLLLVSCQSKNQLPNNQAQVKVARVVSGQSLEVLGMAEQPNLISQVRLVGVDAPDLRQRPWGEAAKEQLENLIGGAEELVELEFDLEAKDKIGRTLAYVWKNKVLLNEELVKQGNAMFVGRSPNHKYDQRLERAQQWARLMGQGIWNPEKPMRLTPAEFRRQNL, encoded by the coding sequence ATGAGGAATAAACAATTGAAGAAGGCAGGAGGCAGGAGGCAGGGGGCAGGGAGCAGGGAGCAGGGAGGAGGGGGCAAGAGGTTCTACTCGCTAGGCGCAGCAGCGACCATAGGAGAATTTGTGAAGGTTGGGAGTATTGGTAACTGGGTACGAAAAATAACTATTTTGGTTTGTTTATTGCTCTTGGTGAGTTGCCAAAGTAAAAACCAGTTACCAAATAATCAGGCTCAGGTGAAAGTAGCGCGGGTAGTTAGTGGGCAAAGTTTGGAAGTGTTAGGAATGGCTGAACAACCGAATTTGATTTCCCAAGTGCGGTTAGTTGGCGTTGATGCACCAGATTTGCGACAGAGACCTTGGGGAGAAGCAGCAAAAGAACAGTTAGAGAATCTTATTGGTGGTGCAGAAGAATTGGTCGAACTGGAGTTTGATTTAGAAGCAAAAGATAAAATCGGGCGAACTCTAGCTTATGTATGGAAAAATAAGGTGTTATTGAATGAAGAATTAGTTAAACAAGGCAATGCAATGTTTGTTGGGCGATCGCCTAACCACAAATATGACCAGCGTTTAGAACGTGCCCAACAATGGGCTAGACTCATGGGCCAAGGAATCTGGAACCCAGAAAAACCCATGCGCCTCACTCCCGCCGAGTTTCGCCGCCAAAATCTTTAA
- a CDS encoding 2Fe-2S iron-sulfur cluster-binding protein, with protein MSRTYTIKVRDRSTGKTYTLQVPEDRYILHTGEKQGVELPFSCRNGACTACAVRVLSGEIYQPEAIGLSPDLRQQGYALLCVSYPRSDLEVETQDEDEVYELQFGRYFARGKVKAGLPLDEE; from the coding sequence ATGTCTCGTACATACACAATTAAAGTTCGCGATCGCTCCACTGGCAAAACATACACCCTACAAGTGCCAGAAGACCGCTATATCCTGCACACTGGCGAAAAACAAGGTGTGGAACTACCGTTTTCCTGTCGCAACGGGGCTTGCACCGCTTGTGCTGTAAGGGTATTGTCGGGAGAAATTTATCAACCAGAGGCGATCGGATTGTCGCCAGATTTACGTCAGCAAGGTTATGCCCTTTTGTGTGTGAGTTATCCCCGTTCTGACTTGGAAGTAGAGACACAAGACGAAGATGAAGTCTACGAACTCCAGTTTGGACGCTATTTTGCTAGGGGGAAAGTTAAAGCGGGTTTACCGTTAGATGAGGAATAA
- a CDS encoding HEAT repeat domain-containing protein yields the protein MTALSLQEISTQLESPNLRDRMVALANLRHVSPEEAVPLIKKVLDDESLQLRSMAIFALGIKPTPECYSILVRILENDPDYGIRADAAGALGYLGDARAFEVLSRAFYEDTDWLVRFSAAVSLGNIKDPRARQLLLQALDSKEVVLQQAAISALGEIKDIESVDQILRFAQSDDWLVRQRLAEALGNLPTPKSVSALKYLEKDNHFNVAEAARIGLKKLEEIGNQA from the coding sequence ATGACAGCTCTCAGCTTACAAGAAATTTCTACTCAGTTAGAAAGTCCGAACTTACGCGATCGCATGGTAGCTCTTGCTAATCTGCGTCATGTTTCTCCTGAAGAGGCAGTCCCTTTAATTAAAAAGGTACTAGACGACGAATCTTTGCAACTGCGATCGATGGCAATATTTGCCCTTGGAATCAAGCCAACGCCAGAATGTTATTCAATTTTGGTCAGAATTCTCGAAAATGACCCCGATTATGGCATCCGCGCTGATGCTGCTGGTGCTTTAGGATATTTGGGCGATGCCAGAGCTTTTGAAGTGCTTTCACGGGCGTTTTATGAAGATACTGATTGGCTAGTACGCTTTAGTGCAGCCGTTTCTCTTGGTAACATTAAAGACCCACGTGCCCGTCAACTTCTTCTTCAGGCATTGGATAGCAAAGAAGTAGTGTTGCAACAAGCTGCAATTTCTGCGCTCGGAGAAATTAAAGATATTGAGTCTGTCGATCAGATTCTACGCTTTGCCCAATCAGATGATTGGTTAGTCAGACAACGTTTGGCAGAAGCTTTGGGTAATCTTCCCACTCCCAAGAGTGTCTCAGCTTTAAAATACTTAGAAAAAGACAATCATTTCAACGTTGCTGAGGCAGCCAGAATTGGCCTCAAGAAGCTTGAGGAAATAGGCAATCAAGCTTAA
- a CDS encoding phycobiliprotein lyase — MNIEEFFQLSAGKWFSHRTSQHLALNESEHSKSDIIIETLAVDHPEATKLCQQYEINPSSASCAIKINWNGTMEKEQTKHSGSTVLVSVPDADNPSEGKLLREIVDAEKTPVAGHYKFDSDGALILTIEDENIWSEERLWFASPNLRMRVNVLKSFGGFSITSFTSEIRMGGFPPAAKASEAANSVSS; from the coding sequence ATGAATATTGAAGAGTTTTTTCAGTTAAGTGCTGGTAAATGGTTTTCTCATCGGACTAGTCAACATTTGGCTTTGAATGAATCTGAACATAGCAAGTCAGACATTATCATTGAGACGCTGGCAGTAGATCATCCAGAAGCGACAAAACTGTGTCAACAGTACGAAATTAATCCTAGTTCCGCCTCTTGTGCTATCAAAATTAACTGGAATGGCACAATGGAAAAGGAGCAAACAAAACATAGTGGTTCAACTGTGTTAGTTTCAGTACCCGATGCAGATAATCCGTCTGAAGGCAAGTTACTGCGGGAAATAGTTGATGCTGAGAAAACTCCAGTTGCTGGACACTACAAATTTGACAGTGACGGTGCTTTAATCCTAACTATAGAAGATGAAAACATCTGGTCAGAGGAGCGCCTGTGGTTTGCTAGCCCCAATTTGCGAATGCGGGTAAATGTCCTCAAGAGTTTTGGTGGATTTAGTATTACTTCTTTCACTTCTGAGATTCGCATGGGTGGTTTTCCACCTGCTGCAAAGGCTTCCGAGGCGGCTAATTCAGTATCGAGTTAG